In Streptomyces sp. NBC_00704, a genomic segment contains:
- a CDS encoding nickel transporter: MSTRRLFASCAAVLTAGCALVLVPSTGASAHPLGNFTVNRYDGLVAAPGQLRVDHVEDLAEIPATQAKPDIERLGMDAWARERCATAAAGSRLTVDGRAVALAAGAGKASVRPGQAGLDTLRVECRLTAPLPDVAAGDAVSVDFHSAGVSSGPGWREITARGDRMTLTASDVPKKSLSGELISYPKELLSSPADTSTASVRVRPGGAALVEQDRDAPAASVLPRGADRWTRALDDLVARQHLTLGFAALALVIAVGLGALHAVAPGHGKTIMAATAAARGGRARMKDVLPLAASVTVTHTLGVVALGLLVTAGSAAAPSVIAWLGLASGALVLFAGVTLARRAWRGRGGAAHGHGHTHPHPHPHPHPQGGHSPDREPAKAADRQLALVGATTAHTHTHPGSEDASGHGHGHSHDPGPGHGRPHEHEHEHRHEDGHAHGPEHDHGHTHTHTHGGHTHTHAVAPTLRGTLLLGFAGGMVPSPSAVVVLVGAAALGQAWFGLLLVVAYGVGLALTLTAAGFAVVRLGAGATRLLDRQPRWTAHPAVTTVRRNLPLWSAFLVVVLGAGLVLRGAASVLG, encoded by the coding sequence GTGAGCACCCGTCGTCTGTTCGCCTCCTGCGCGGCCGTGCTCACGGCCGGCTGCGCGCTCGTGCTGGTCCCTTCCACCGGCGCGAGCGCGCACCCGCTCGGCAACTTCACCGTCAACCGCTACGACGGCCTCGTCGCCGCCCCGGGGCAGCTGCGCGTCGACCATGTCGAGGACCTCGCCGAGATCCCGGCGACCCAGGCGAAGCCGGACATCGAGCGGCTCGGGATGGACGCCTGGGCGCGGGAGCGCTGCGCGACGGCCGCCGCCGGCAGCAGGCTCACCGTCGACGGCCGTGCCGTGGCCCTCGCCGCGGGCGCGGGCAAGGCGTCCGTGCGGCCCGGCCAGGCGGGGCTCGACACGCTGCGCGTGGAGTGCCGGCTGACCGCCCCGCTGCCCGACGTCGCCGCCGGGGACGCCGTATCCGTCGACTTCCACAGCGCGGGCGTCTCCTCCGGGCCCGGCTGGCGGGAGATCACCGCGCGCGGCGACCGGATGACGCTCACCGCGTCCGACGTCCCGAAGAAGTCGCTGTCGGGCGAACTGATCAGTTATCCGAAGGAGTTGCTCTCCTCCCCGGCGGACACGTCGACCGCGTCCGTGCGGGTGCGGCCGGGTGGCGCGGCGCTCGTCGAACAGGACCGGGACGCACCGGCCGCCTCCGTGCTGCCGCGCGGCGCCGACCGCTGGACACGGGCCCTGGACGACCTGGTCGCCCGGCAGCACCTCACGCTCGGCTTCGCCGCGCTGGCCCTGGTGATCGCCGTCGGTCTCGGCGCGCTGCACGCGGTCGCCCCCGGGCACGGCAAGACCATCATGGCCGCGACGGCGGCCGCCCGCGGCGGCCGGGCGCGGATGAAGGACGTGCTGCCGCTCGCCGCATCGGTCACCGTCACGCACACGCTCGGCGTCGTCGCCCTGGGCCTCCTCGTCACCGCCGGTTCGGCCGCGGCGCCCTCGGTGATCGCCTGGCTGGGACTGGCGAGCGGCGCGCTGGTGCTCTTCGCGGGCGTGACCCTGGCCCGCCGCGCCTGGCGCGGCCGGGGCGGCGCCGCGCACGGACACGGACACACCCACCCTCACCCGCATCCCCACCCGCACCCGCAGGGCGGTCACTCGCCCGACCGCGAGCCCGCGAAAGCCGCGGACCGTCAACTCGCCCTCGTCGGGGCCACCACCGCGCACACCCATACGCATCCCGGTTCCGAGGACGCGTCCGGCCACGGGCACGGCCACAGCCACGACCCCGGTCCCGGCCACGGCCGTCCGCACGAGCACGAGCACGAGCACCGGCACGAAGACGGTCACGCACACGGGCCCGAGCACGACCACGGACACACCCACACCCACACGCACGGCGGCCACACCCACACCCATGCCGTCGCCCCCACTCTGCGCGGCACGCTCCTGCTCGGGTTCGCCGGCGGCATGGTGCCCAGTCCGTCGGCGGTCGTCGTGCTGGTCGGCGCGGCCGCGCTCGGGCAGGCCTGGTTCGGGCTGCTGCTCGTCGTCGCGTACGGCGTCGGCCTCGCGCTGACCCTGACCGCCGCCGGGTTCGCCGTCGTCCGGCTCGGCGCGGGGGCGACCCGCCTGCTGGACCGGCAGCCGCGCTGGACGGCCCACCCGGCCGTGACGACCGTGCGGCGCAACCTGCCCCTGTGGTCCGCGTTCCTCGTGGTGGTCCTCGGCGCCGGACTGGTGCTCAGGGGGGCCGCATCCGTACTGGGCTGA